One window from the genome of Bradyrhizobium sp. 4 encodes:
- a CDS encoding MBL fold metallo-hydrolase has product MADYFEVDFLDVEAKSSGDAICVRYELNNQTFIHVVDGGYQSTGEKVVNFLNKYYGKPRRIDHVVATHNDGDHAGGLQRVLEDFEVGALWMLRPWRYAAELLPRFKRFTTSQGLETALREAYSNLVALEEIALRKNIPIYEPFQGSTIGAFRVMAPIRSRFLDLVVSSDKTPEEKGLLEIARDAVIRVAKEAAALVKAAWGDEYFPAGETSNENEMSVVQYAYLNGCKILLTGDTGRTGLKEVIDYAPLIGLTLPGIDRFQVPHHGGRHNVSTELLDQLLGERKAAQGGKTTFTAVISSAKADENHPRKSVVRAMHHRGAHVISTEGSDKRTAKDAPERDDYSLAECLPYPDRQED; this is encoded by the coding sequence GTGGCTGACTATTTTGAGGTCGATTTTTTAGATGTCGAAGCAAAGAGCAGCGGTGACGCCATTTGCGTTCGCTATGAGTTGAATAATCAGACCTTCATTCATGTCGTCGATGGAGGCTATCAATCAACCGGCGAGAAGGTCGTCAACTTTCTTAACAAATACTACGGGAAGCCGAGGCGGATCGATCATGTCGTGGCGACTCACAACGATGGCGATCATGCGGGAGGCCTGCAGCGCGTCCTGGAGGATTTTGAGGTCGGCGCGCTTTGGATGTTGCGACCCTGGCGTTATGCTGCAGAGCTTCTTCCTAGGTTCAAACGCTTCACGACCTCTCAAGGGCTGGAGACAGCCTTGAGGGAGGCTTATTCCAATCTAGTTGCTCTTGAAGAGATCGCCCTCCGAAAGAACATCCCGATATATGAACCATTTCAGGGTAGCACGATTGGTGCTTTCCGCGTGATGGCTCCGATCCGTTCGCGCTTTCTGGATCTGGTTGTCTCCTCCGACAAAACCCCCGAGGAGAAAGGGTTGCTCGAGATCGCGCGCGATGCGGTTATTCGTGTGGCGAAGGAGGCCGCCGCGCTCGTCAAGGCAGCTTGGGGTGACGAATATTTTCCCGCGGGCGAGACGAGCAACGAAAACGAGATGAGCGTGGTTCAGTATGCCTATCTCAATGGTTGCAAAATCTTGCTTACCGGCGATACTGGACGCACTGGGCTCAAAGAAGTCATCGACTATGCACCTTTGATCGGATTGACGTTGCCCGGCATTGATCGATTCCAGGTTCCTCACCACGGCGGGCGCCACAACGTTTCGACCGAACTGCTGGATCAACTCTTGGGTGAAAGGAAGGCGGCCCAGGGCGGTAAGACAACCTTCACCGCGGTAATTAGCTCGGCTAAAGCCGATGAGAATCATCCGCGCAAATCCGTTGTTCGAGCTATGCACCATCGTGGGGCGCATGTCATCTCAACCGAAGGGTCAGACAAGCGAACTGCCAAAGACGCTCCGGAACGCGATGACTACAGCCTCGCCGAATGCTTGCCATATCCCGACAGACAGGAAGACTGA